The DNA window CTGCTCTCAGTTCCTTTTGTGCAATTCTCCATCTCTCGGCAAACCCCCAGAGGCGGAGCGGCTGCATCAGACGCTCATTCTGTTTTTTCACAGCAGTGCCGTTTTGTACCCCGTTAGCGATGCACAGAGTTCCAATCCTTACACAGTCTCACCAGCACTcacaatctgttttcttttttttttctttgtgatatgGGCATAAAGTAGTATCTTATTTCAGTtagaatgtgttttttaaatgttttattaaaatttttaaaatatttattatttttgagagacagggacagagcatgaatcagggaggggcagagaaagaagacacagaatctgaagacaggctccaggctctgagctgtcagcacagaacccgacgtggggctcgaattcatgaaccatgagatcatgacctgagccgaagtcggatgctcaactgaccgagccactcaggcgcccagggtttggttcttttttttttttttttgggcaaaACTTTTGCCCAAGACTCATGCCAGGATTGCACATCAAGAAATGGAatgtttatggggcgcctgggtgactcagtcagttaagcgtccgacttgggctcaggtcataatctcacggttcatgggtttgagcccctcgtcgggctctgtgctgacagctcagagccgggagcctgcgtcagattctgtgtctccctctctctctgcccNNNNNNNNNNNNNNNNNNNNNNNNNNNNNNNNNNNNNNNNNNNNNNNNNNNNNNNNNNNNNNNNNNNNNNNNNNNNNNNNNNNNNNNNNNNNNNNNNNNNCGCGCGGGGCCGCGCTCGGGCCGCTGAGCCCCGCCCTCCTGCAGAAGGATGTTCCCCACCTTCCAGGTGAAGATCCTGGGCATGGACACGCTGGCCGACTACGCCCTGCTCATGGACTTCGTGCCTCTGGACGACAAAAGATACAGGTCTGGGGGCGGGACCCGGAAGTAGACCCCGGCCTGTGCCCCGGGGCGAGCCGGGGGCCGGTCGGAGCAGTGTCGGGGCGGCCCACCCGTGGGAAGCCCGGCGGCAAGGTGGGGAGCCCAAGTCAGGGCAGCCGGCTGTCTCCGGCGGGCAGTGGGCTAGCCCAGCGCAGCCGCCGGGAGCTCAAGGCCAGACAGCATTCCTGGAGTCTCGGGTTCCTCGGGTGTGAGGTGGGGACAGCCCCTCCGCCCCGCCAGCCTCAGGGCAGGGACAGCAGACGAGGTGCCGTGGGGTGCGGATGGGGCAGCCTTCCCACTTGCTCTGCCCCCCAGGTACGCCTTTCACAGCTCGGCCTGGCTGGTGGCGGGCAAAGCAGATCCGGCCACGCCCGGCCGCGTGCACTTTCACCCGGACTCGCCGGCCAAGGGCGCGCAGTGGATGCGCCAGATTGTGTCCTTTGACAAGCTCAAGCTGACCAACAATCTGCTGGACGACAATGGCCACGTGAGGCCCTGGCcacagttgggggggggggcagggcgggggacATGGGGGCCCGATGGAGCCAGGGCTGGCTGTGACTTTGGTGCCCACCCGCTACTGATGGCCAACGCTGGGGGCCACGTTCACCCGGCCAGGGGCTGGGCGGCAGAGGGGACGGTCCAGGCAGCTGCGTACGCAGCCAGCAAACACTGTCCGCCTGTCGACGGTGTTCATGGAATGCCCGCGGGCCAGGCCCAGGGTAGGTTCAGGCACACAGAATGGTTGCCACGTTGTCAGACAAAGATCCctgcctgcattgggctcaccaGCCAGGACAGGGGGCAGATGGTAAGCGGAGAAACCAGAGGACCCTGTGTGCAATGTGTGAGATGGTGACCAATGCCCACAAGATGGGGGAAAGGAACCAGGGAGGGGGGCTGAGACAGAGGTGGCTGGTCGGTTCAAGGGGCTCGGAAGCTGCCGAGGCAATATTTGAAGAGAGGAGTAAAGGAAATGCAGAAGGGAGTTGTGCAAACAGAAGTGGGAGCTGTTGCAGGggaaggaacagcaagtgcaaaggccctgaggctgtgGAACGTTGGGCCCGTTGGGAGAAAAGCAAGGAGGTTCCCCATGTGGCTGGATGGGGTGTGTAGGGGAGATGGGAGGAGAGGGACCTCCCATCTCAGCCAGGGCTGAGCCGCGGGGCCAGTTGGCTGTGGAGAGGGTTCTGGCTTTTACTCCATGTGGTGCCTCAGGACGGTTCTGAGCAGCGGGTGACCCGCGGCAGCTCACCGGGGCTGCTGTGTGGAGCGTAGACAGCGTAGCTGGAGGGAGGCCAGGGGGGTGGGAgagtggtcagattctggatatTTCGGAAGGTGTGAGGGTGAGAGAAGGCAAAGTGGCAAGATGCTCAGACACAGAAGGGCCTCTGATGCAGAACCGTAGGCTCTCGGGACCAGACTGTGCGCCCCGCCTATAAGAAAGGCAGTCTTTCTGCCCCGGAGAGAAGGGCCTAGCCCCAGGGAGGGCTCGCGCCTGCCCCAGCCCTGACCCCGCCCTCCGCAACCCCGCACAGATCATTCTCAACTCCATGCACCGCTACCAGCCCCGATTCCACGTGGTCTTCGTGGACCCGCGTGAGGACAGCGAGCGCTACGCCCACGAGAACTTCAAGTCCTTCGTCTTCGCGGAGACCCAGTTCATGGCCGTGACAGCCTATCAGAACCACCGGGTGCGTCGGGCCACAGCTCACAAGGCAGCTGCCAGCCCATTTCACAGGGATGGAGACTGAGGCCCAAAGTTCTGAGCTCCCACTGTGCACAGAGCCTCGCTCTGCTCTCCTTCCCTAGGAGTGTCCCTATGACGTCTGCCCTCGGACATTGCCCTGCCTTCAGGCCCCATGGCTCTATGGCTCCTGGGCTGAGGGCCCGGGCCTCCTGATTGAGGGGTTCAGGAAAGACAGGGGGGCTGAACCTGGGACCCCACAGCCTCACCCTGGCTCAGGGCTGGCCCGTAACTGCACTTTCTCCTCTGCAGATCACCCAGCTGAAAATCGCCAGCAACCCCTTTGCCAAGGGCTTTAGGGAGAGCGACTCGGACTCCTGGTACCGTGTGGCCCTTGGCAGCTCTGCCCGGCTGCCCCcgcccagcccctcacccccatctGCACCATCTCCTAAGGCCCTGGCTCCTGCCTTCTCTCAGCTTCGTGCCCACTGACTGGTCCTGGGGTCCCGCTGTCTGACTGATCACGACCCTCAACCTCCACTCCTGTTTGTCCCATCCTCAGGACTGTCCCTCCACGAGGCCTGCTCAGTGTCCCGACCCGCAGTCACAGCAGCCTCGGCCCCTGCCTGCTGAAGGGCTCCACAGGAGGGGGAAAAGGTGAGCCCGCAGGCCTAAGACACAGTGGGGCCAGAGCTTGCATGGTGGGCAGGAAGCGAGGAGACAGGGGCCTCCGGGAAGGGCTTCGGCGGGTCCAGCAAGCCCACTGGGACCTGTGTGGacaaagaggaggaggcagagaattcTGAGACTATTTGGGGCcaagggcacagagaaggggacagggacCAGGTGCCAAGAGCAGGGGCGGGAGGAATCAGATGGGCTTCTGGATGAAATGGCCCTGGAGCTGGGCCTTGAGGAATGGGAAGGGTTTGGATAGCAAGACTCggtggggaagagggaacagACAGGGAAGCGCAAGAGCAACGGCCGAGAGGGGGGCGACTTGCgatgggagcagggaaggaacagggagGCTGAGGATGTGGGAAGGTCTGGGGTCCACTCAGACCATGCCCTCCCTCAGATCCCAACAACGCTCCGGTCTCCAACTCCAGGACCTCTGCCCGGCTGCACCATCAGCTGCTGGGCCCCCCTGAGGCTCTGCTGGCCCCAGCCACCTACCAGCCCCTCCCCTACCAGGGCCTGCACCCTGGAGCCTCAAGCCCCCTCAGGATCCCAAGGGCCCGGCCAACACCGTACCCCCTCCCCAATATCCAGGTTGATAGAGATCAGGAGAGCCTTCCCCTCCCAGCTAGGCTGGGGCTCCTGTCCCCCACTGCCATGTGCTTGGGGCCTGTCCAGGACCCTCAGTGATGATGAGACCCTATGCACAGACTCCTCTTACCCTGAATACCACCCCTCCTGCCTCACCTCTGCAGAGGCCCTCTTCCCTCAAGGATAGCAGAACAGGtggaagcccagagaggaagGTTACCTGCCCAGAGTCACAGCAAGGCTGAGAAGGTGCCAGGCTTGCAACCaggccccccacctcccaacatGCCCCTTCTGTCTTAGGGTGACTCCTCTCAACCCTGCTTTACCCCTCCCTTTCCTCCAACATTAAACCATTTGGCATGAGTAGTCAGTCAGAGCCCTTCTGTCCTCAAGGGTCGGGGTGGAAGGACTCAGGAACGCCCAGACCCCCGAGACTGGGCTGCAGACACCCCGAAGCTCTGCCCAGGGCTGGTGGGTATCGCTGGGAGCACAGTGATGGGAAAGATGCCAACACCAGCCAAGGGACAGGGCTGTGCATGAGGCTGCAGGCTCTGCTCCTGGCCATAAGTGACCAGATGAGGACTGAAACTGCCGCTCAAAGAGGCAACTGCTCAAAGTCAATGCGAAGCATGGCGACGCCGGCCACCCCTGTGCACAGGGGTGGTCTGGCCCGCGAGACGCCAGGGTCTGGAGGGACGCAGAACCATGGGGGGCAGTGAACACACGGGCCAGCCCaaggtgggggacaggggagggactGGAGAATCCAATCAAGACTCGAGGCAGGACAGCTTCCATATAAACTGACATTTAAACCTACACCTGAAGGAGTAGAAATtgtgaaggagagggaaggggaggagggaagacaaGCTCCCAGCGGTGGGAAAAGCAGGGCAATGGCCTGGGTATGGAGTGAGGCCCTTGGAGCGGGAGGGCGCGGCGAACCAGAAAAGGGGTCCGGAGAGGGGCCGGGCTGGGCACTCCTGCCGCAGCCCCCTATGTCGCCGGCCTCTGGGAGGAGCAGGAGCGCCCCGTGGACGCCCCAAACGTCTCCGATCATCCTGGAGCACTTCTTGTGAGGTCCTTAGAAAAGGGACGGGCACACGCGGGCGTGGAGAAACGCCGGATCCGGGGAAGCCTCGAAGCCTGACGCCCGGACTCCCGAACCCAGATGTCACAGAACCGGGTCCGGAAGCTGAAGAGACTCGAGTAAAGCGAGCTACTCCAAGCGCTCTGACACCCTCCCTCCAGACCACCAAAGCCACTTCCGCCCTCCGCCCAGACCGCCCCCTTCTGCCGGAAGCCTAAGACACAGGGGCCCGCCCCTTCCGGAACCGCCGCACCAGCTCTTGACGAGGCCACTCCCTCGGCCCTGCCCACAGCCCTCTGGCCtggagccccgcccctccccgacGAAGTCCCGCCTCTTGTGCGGGTCCCGCCCCCAAGGGCCAGGTCTACGGAGCTACGGAGCCTCTAAGGGGCGGGGAGACTCCTCCCACGGCCCCGCCCAGCTTCCCGGGAGACCCGGAGCGCTTGtagccccgccccttccctcgCCTGGGAGGGCGCCCGCGGTGTCCCGGGTGCGCCCGGCCGGACATGCCGCCTGACTGCCTGTCATCCGAGGGCGAGCGGCGCTGCCGGCGGCTGCTGGCAGGGGCCACTGCCCGGCTCCGCGCGCGGCCCGCGGCGGCCGCGGTGCTGGTGCCGCTGTGCTCGGTGCGCGGGGTCCCAGCGCTGCTCTACACGCTGCGGTCCAGCCGCCTGGCCGGGAGGCACAAGGGTGACGTCAGGTACACGGCCGGAAGCTCCTGGCTCTTCTGGGAGGAGGCCGCCGAATCCCGGAGTCCGCAGGGACCCGAGCAAGGCGCTTCGCCTGCCCGAGCCTGGGTTTCCGCCTCTATGGAATGGGTTTAGGGAGACCCGCACCCCAAGGCTGGCGCCATGGGGTCCGCCGCAGCCCGGACGCCACGCCGGACCCCTCGAAGCGCGCGTCCCGCACCACCTCAGGCCGGGGACACCTCTCAGAGCTGTGTCGCGTTTCTAAAAAGGCAGGACCCCGCCCCCTGCCGGCAACTTTGGAGATTCGGGTCCTGGAATCTACGAAGCTCGCGGGTGGGGGGCGCTGCCTGGCTTCCCGCCCTGGTCCCGCCCCCGTCCCCGTCCGGAATTAGGGACACGCTAGCGTCATAGCGCCACCGGGACCACCATAAGCAAAATTTGAGTGTGTGAGCCCCAGGGCCTCCCCCTTACCCTACGTTTAAGGAGGTAAACTGAACCCGGAGAGGTCCTTGCCCGAGGCCTCACTGCAAACTAGGCGCAGAGACAAAGATGCTTAGGTGGGTCATCAGCTCTCTGCCACAGCTGTCACCTCCCCTGCCATGGCCCCAACACACCAAGGACCAGGCTACCTGTGCTTGTTCAGTTTCCCAGGAGGCAAGTGTGACCGCACTGACCAGGACGTAGTACACACAGCCCTGAGGGAGACCCGAGAGGAGCTGGGCCTTACTGTGCCTGAGGAGCGTGTGTGGGGCATCCTGCAGCCTGTGTACGACCAGGTAAGGCTGCCAGGCCCTGAGGCCACCACCAGGGACAAGGACAGTGGTCCCGGCCTCTGGTGGAGCTCCTGGTCCTGCCTGGCAGTCATGTTCCGTCCCCACACAGCCTTTCAGGAAGGCGTATCTTAGCCCCTTTGGATGGGGGATACTGAGGCTCAGGTCCTTGGCTGGAGGGGGCCCAGCTTGGTGGAGGGGGGGGCGCAGGCTTCCGAGGGTAGGCAGGGATTGAATGCCAAGCGGGAGATTCCAGGGTAGTAAAAGTCAGGGAAGATTATTCTAAGTGGAGGGAACAGTCTGCAAAAGCCTGGCGACTGCATGGCTCTAGTGAGTTTGAGGGGCCTGGTAGTTAGCGTGGCTGGAGCGAGCTCAAGGTCAGGGGCCAGGGAGACCTGACCTCCGGTGAGGAAGGGCTCTGGATGGTAAGCTAGGAGTCTTCCTCTCAGGCCCCGCTCCCCAGCCCAAAGCCCCCCAAGGCCCCGCCTCCCCTGACCACCTGCCATCTTCCTGCCCCAGCAAAAGACCACCGTGGTGCCAGTGCTGGCCGGTGTGGGCCCGCTGGATCCCCAGAGTCTCAGGCCCAACCCcgaggaggtgagtggggggggggcagctcgTTCCAACCAGGGGGGGCTGCAGGAGCAAGTCccctgtctcccctctccctgcctcccgccCACAGGTGGACGAGGTGTTTGCGCTACCCCTGGCCCACCTGCTGCAGGCGCAGAACCAAGGCTACACCCACTTCTGCCAGCATGGCCACTTCCGCTACACACTGCCCGTCTTCCTGCACGGGCCACACCGTGTCTGGGGCCTCACGGCCATCATCACAGAGCTCACCCTGCAGCTGCTGGCGCCCGGGGCCTACCAGCCCCGCCTGGCCCTCCCTGGGAGGTCCACGGGCTGAAGGCCTGGCCGTAAGCAGCGCCCTTCCTTCATCCTGCTAGGCCAGCTCCCTTCCAGGACTCAATAAAGAGCCTTTACCAATTCTGTGGCAACTGCCTCTTGTGCACCGGGGCCCTGATCTTGGGCGGACTCCATGGGACAGCTGGCCTCCTGGCTGGGGTGCCTCTGCCCAATCACAGTGTTCCCTACTGAATAGTGGGCACGTACAGTGAGTGCTTACTGCGTATGGGCGCTTGGGCCTGACCGCAGCCCCGAGGTGGGCCAGTGCTGGCCCTGGCTGGTGAGACTGTGgctcagagagaagagacacctTGCCCAAGGTCGCCCCAAGCTAGGATTTGAGCCAAGCCAGCCCTGACTTCAGAGCCCAGACGCAGCCACACCCCTACAGCTCGTGTTCTCTCCTCTGTGTCTAGCTGTCCCCATGCCAGGCTGCAGAAATCCAAAGAGGAGCCGTGTTACTATAAAGTTCCAACGCGCTGAGCTCCTGCCACACGCCAGGTACTGTGCTGGGGCCGTATCTTCAGACCAGCCAGATGCCCCCGTGCCCCCTTGGGGTGACTCAATTCCAGGGAAGACCTCAGAGCAGGCCACACAGATAATCATGTGATTGTACATCATTAATCACAGCTAATAGTGGAATTATGCATCGATGATGTAGACCAGAGAGAGGGGGTAAAGCCATCTGACCTTGTCATGGTGGATTGGACCATGGTGGATATTAGCCACGACACATGATGGGAAAGTACCCCTCACTAGCTGATTTTGCCAAAAGAGGAATAGTGAGAAACTCGAGATGGAccagcttcaggcatggctggatccaggggctCAGGGGGGGCACTCTCTCTTACTGTGCTTTCTACTGTGTTGGCCTCACTTTTAGAGAATCTCTACTCTGCAGGGATGAGAAGTGAGGAGAGGGCACCAGAATCCCATCAACAGAAAACAGTCTGTCTCTGGCCGTTTGACCCAGAATTGTATTTCGTTGGTCCCCCTGAGCCTGTCGCATGGCCTGCTGTATTTGGAAATCACTGGtcggcaggggctgggggcacaggCCTGGGGATGAGGGTGAGCCTCCCAGACTGTGACTATCGAAAGGTCGGTCCCCAAGGGActgctgggaagagagagaagggaaggttgAGCAGGTAAAGGCCGGCCAGGTTCCCCTACAGGATGACCTTGAAACCAAAGGTGAGCAAGAGCAGGCCATGTCAGAGGGCAAGGTGGGGACGTCCGGGCAGCAGGAACAGCACATGCACAAGACTCGGGGTGTTGGAAGAAGCAACAAGCAATGcagagagcggggaaggggcccTGCCACTCAGGGGCCGCCATGGGGTGCCAAGGGGCACAGGTCTCAGTGGCGGGTTAGGATTTTGTTTCAGGccgggagagggggagagaggtgcGAAGTGATGTgattcatgatttaaaaagttGGAGCCGCAAGAGGACCAGACTGCGggtgccctcctccccctcctcctccgccccctcccccctcctcctcctcctccttgtctcCCCCCGGGCCCTCTCCCCACTCCACAGCTCCCAAAGTGCCCCCCACACTGCTACCCACCCCTATACACACCTCCTGGCGTGCTCCCTCCCCCTGCATCCCTCCCGcctctcctgtcccttccttcACACACCCCTCCCGTTGCCCCTCACACTTCACACCCCTTGTGTCGCCTCTggccctccagcctcctcccatGGGAGCAGGGCGCATGATCGCGGTAAAAATAACTCTGATGGTGTGAAGGGGGGacgagggaggagggaggcccgCCCCCACCGGCCCCAAGGGACCCTTGGGGTTGAGGGCACAGAGGTGGCAGCTCCTGAGCCCTGGAGATGggttctgccccacccctcccccctccctagCCGGTTCTGGGAGGCCCTGTGCGCACGTCTTGCTCTGGAGGGTCATCTCAGCCCGGCTTATACTCGGCAAACTGCACCGGGTGGAGGTGCTCACGGGGCGGTGAGTAGCCCGGCGGCCTGACCGAGCACGCGGGGGCCCTCCTTCAGGCCAGAGCCCCCcgcttctcccccaccccacctactCTCACCCTGCATTCTGTCCTCAGGTCCTGGCTGCCACCCCGAGATCCCCTTCGGCGCCCTCAGGGATGCCTCTTCACCCTGGCTCCTTAGCCCGCTGCCTGCCCCCTGTCCCCAGTTTGTGGGGGCTTCTCTGAGCCCCTGCCCCCACATTCAAGCCCCCA is part of the Suricata suricatta isolate VVHF042 chromosome 11, meerkat_22Aug2017_6uvM2_HiC, whole genome shotgun sequence genome and encodes:
- the TBX10 gene encoding T-box transcription factor TBX10, with protein sequence MASYTLGSGLREPERRMFPTFQVKILGMDTLADYALLMDFVPLDDKRYRYAFHSSAWLVAGKADPATPGRVHFHPDSPAKGAQWMRQIVSFDKLKLTNNLLDDNGHIILNSMHRYQPRFHVVFVDPREDSERYAHENFKSFVFAETQFMAVTAYQNHRITQLKIASNPFAKGFRESDSDSWTVPPRGLLSVPTRSHSSLGPCLLKGSTGGGKDPNNAPVSNSRTSARLHHQLLGPPEALLAPATYQPLPYQGLHPGASSPLRIPRARPTPYPLPNIQVDRDQESLPLPARLGLLSPTAMCLGPVQDPQ
- the NUDT8 gene encoding nucleoside diphosphate-linked moiety X motif 8 isoform X2 translates to MPPDCLSSEGERRCRRLLAGATARLRARPAAAAVLVPLCSVRGVPALLYTLRSSRLAGRHKGDVSFPGGKCDRTDQDVVHTALRETREELGLTVPEERVWGILQPVYDQVDEVFALPLAHLLQAQNQGYTHFCQHGHFRYTLPVFLHGPHRVWGLTAIITELTLQLLAPGAYQPRLALPGRSTG
- the NUDT8 gene encoding nucleoside diphosphate-linked moiety X motif 8 isoform X1, whose protein sequence is MPPDCLSSEGERRCRRLLAGATARLRARPAAAAVLVPLCSVRGVPALLYTLRSSRLAGRHKGDVSFPGGKCDRTDQDVVHTALRETREELGLTVPEERVWGILQPVYDQQKTTVVPVLAGVGPLDPQSLRPNPEEVDEVFALPLAHLLQAQNQGYTHFCQHGHFRYTLPVFLHGPHRVWGLTAIITELTLQLLAPGAYQPRLALPGRSTG